GCAACATATTTTGAGCAAGTGATCCATAAAACAACGAAATTTCTTGTGGCATGTACCCCATGGAAGACCGAACTTCACCAACATCCAATTGTTGAATATTAATGTTATCCAAGAAAATCCGCCCAGCTTGCGGCTTATAAAGTCCAAGCATCATTTTCAAAATTGTCGATTTACCACAGCCTGTTGCACCTGTGATCGCAATGATTTCACCATGCTTAATTTCGAAATTAACACCCTTCAACGCCGGTTCAGAACGTGGACCATATCTAAAACTAACATTTTCAAATTTTACATTGCCCTCAAATTTACGTAATGAGTTCGGCCGACCTTTAAACCGTCTTTCACGTTTAATCGTCATCAACCGGTCAAGTTGTTTCACTGTTTGCTTTAACTGGCTTATCCGGTTTAAAGAAAGAAAAGCGATTTGAATGGGAGTTAAAATTCGCCAAACAATCATCATGATGGCAATCAAGGCACCCGTATCCATCGTTCCATCAATAACGTAATAAGCCCCAAGAGAAATGGTAGCCAATCCCGCCATCATAACCAAAATTTGAGCACCAGCCTGTAAGGACGTTTCAAAGAAACGAGCCAAAAACATACTATGAGCAGAAACTGTTGAAACCCTTGTGTGCCGTGCTAGCCAAAGCTCTTCTGCTCCCAATTCTCGAATAGCTTGCATTTTATTGGCCAGTTCCATAGACATCCGATTAAACTGAGACCGGTCATGTCCAGATTTCCGACCACGCTGGCGAACAACAGGCAAAGCCAACATTGAAATCACACCAAAGATAAATAGCAAAACAAAAGGTATAAGAGCTAACCAACCAGATAGATATGCGATCACACCAAAAAAGATAAACAAAAATGGCAAATCAAGCAGCGTGCTTGCCAAATTTCCTGTCAGCAAATCACGTATAGATTCAAACTGCCTAAATTGAACGATCTGCTTGTTCACAGAAGCTGATTCAGTCATCTGCAAGGGAAGCGTTAAAATCTGTTTGAACACATGATTGGTAATTTCTGCGTCGATCCGCGCTCCAATAAAAGCGATAATCTTACCTCTTTCACGCCGAATGAGAATCTCAGCACAAACTGCCAACAGAATTCCAACAAAGAAATACCCCAAGGTATCAAGCGCTTGACTACCAATCACTTTATTATAAACATTCATTGTGTAAATCGGCGTCGCAATGGTTAGAATATTCGCTATGAAAGTTAAAAACAAAGTTGCCATAATAGGACGCCGCATTTTCTTTAGGGCACCATTAAACCAAGAGCCCGTAGCAACATTTGCAACACCTAATAAATTTTCTTCTGCCTGAATGAGATAAAGGTCTTTTGCTTTCTTTAATTCAGACCATTTATAAACTCGGTCCCCTTCTGCATCAAAACCTTTAAATGTCCCATCGTCTAACGCATCAGTTAAAAGTATAGGTCCATCTTTAAAATCAAGAATGCACGGAAAAATATTCTTGGCATACTTTAAAAAACGAACATTCTTACGCTTTGTTTGTTGCCCAATACGCAAAAGAACAGCTTGTAATGCATAAATATCATCTAAAGATTCAAGATGCGGCAATGCTTCCATTAAATGGCGCTGATCGCCACTCCAGGAAAGAATTTCAACCAACCGGTGCAAACAAATTTCATAAGGGGTAAAGTGGGCTTTACCGTCTTCAGTTTTCGTCCCATACTGTTGTTGCAATAATAAATATTGCTCATGCACTTTATTAATTGCAACCTCATCATCACGAATAAGAGTGTGATGTAAATGAGAAGGAATTTTTCCTGTTAAATCTGACATCTTTATGCCTCCTTAGGAAGTGCCGAACTTCCTTGTTGAGCATATTGATGCCGTGGTGTCCCACCAATCTGGGAAATCATACCATCTTCAAAACTATACAGACGGTCCGTCAAGGGAAAATAAGAAGGCCTCATTGTTGAAATGACAATCGTCATATTATGACGCAGCGCCGAAAGACATTGAACAAGCTTTTTATCCGCTGAGTTATCCAAAAACATTTGCGGCTCATCTAACACAAGAATTTTTGGTAACATAGCAATAGCACGTGTCAATAAAACACGCCTGATCAACCCCTGAGGAAGCTTCTCCATTGCCCCATCACCAATCGGTGTGTCATACCCTTGTGGCAAGCAATTAATATCATAATCAACACCAGTCATCTGGGCCGCCCAACGAACTTCATCAACAGTGGGACCTGTTCCAAACAAAGTAAAGTTTTCCAAAATTGTTCCGTCAAACACACTTGATTTTGGTCCAACCATAACAATGCTCCCAGGATTACCATTACGATAATGCTCAACATTAATATTGTTATAAATAACATCCCCAGACTGAGGACTGTGCAAACCAGTAATAGTTTTCAAAAACAATGATTTAGCTTCATTATCCGGACCAGTAATACCAAAACATTCAAACCCATCAATGGTTAAATTAACAGAGCCTAATAGAGGTGTGTTATTTTCTTGATAACTGACATTCATCAATTGAATGGTAGGTGGGCCTTCTCGCCCATCTGTTATAAATTCGGTTGTGCGCTGCTGAAGACGAAATAAATCAGCTGCCTCTTGTAAAGCCAGTTCCAATTTTTGAAATTCAGACCACAAACCTGCAAACCGCACAACAGGTTGTATAATGCGACCAGAAAGCAAAGTACAAGCCGCTAACGTGCCAATTGACAGATCACTTACAACAGCAAAGATCGCCCCAACTGAAACGGTTGCAATAATAGTCACATTGCCTAAAATAGCACTAACAGATTGCGCACTTGTTGACGCCATAATAGTCCGATAATTCGTTACAGCACGAGCATTCTGCAAACGCTCAAAACGGCGCAACATAAAAGGTTCCATAGCAAAACCTTTAAGGGTGATAACCCCATGCAAACACTCCGCTACAAAATCATAAGTTCGATTATCTTGCACTTCACGAGCTTCAAACTGTTCCCCAAGCTCACGTCCATATCGAAGAGTAAGCCCAGCAAAAATCAACAAAACACTTAATGGAATGAAAACTAGGTAGCCCGCTATCAATCCCATTGTCGCAATGAGAATAATAACAAAAGGCAAATCAATAATGAGAAGACTATTTGGTCCTCCAAAAAAATCAGCCAATCGAGAAATAGAGGTTAATCGATCAAGTTGCGTTTGAGTTCTATCGTGACCAACGATTTCTAAAGGAGCAGTTAGTAATCTCTTAATAGCTAGTTGACCAACAGTCATCTGAAACTGTGTAGCAGCCCACCCAAGTGTATAAGCACGCCCAAGACG
The sequence above is a segment of the Hyphomicrobiales bacterium 4NK60-0047b genome. Coding sequences within it:
- a CDS encoding ABC transporter transmembrane domain-containing protein, yielding MVSSQTKKNDFQADKAQDTKISKSGVRDRLWPININRLKAHGIPGTEILKMPATIWISSIIINVLGIGLPILILQVYDRVIPNQSLNTLLLLGLGFVGILGLEFLLRLGRAYTLGWAATQFQMTVGQLAIKRLLTAPLEIVGHDRTQTQLDRLTSISRLADFFGGPNSLLIIDLPFVIILIATMGLIAGYLVFIPLSVLLIFAGLTLRYGRELGEQFEAREVQDNRTYDFVAECLHGVITLKGFAMEPFMLRRFERLQNARAVTNYRTIMASTSAQSVSAILGNVTIIATVSVGAIFAVVSDLSIGTLAACTLLSGRIIQPVVRFAGLWSEFQKLELALQEAADLFRLQQRTTEFITDGREGPPTIQLMNVSYQENNTPLLGSVNLTIDGFECFGITGPDNEAKSLFLKTITGLHSPQSGDVIYNNINVEHYRNGNPGSIVMVGPKSSVFDGTILENFTLFGTGPTVDEVRWAAQMTGVDYDINCLPQGYDTPIGDGAMEKLPQGLIRRVLLTRAIAMLPKILVLDEPQMFLDNSADKKLVQCLSALRHNMTIVISTMRPSYFPLTDRLYSFEDGMISQIGGTPRHQYAQQGSSALPKEA
- a CDS encoding type I secretion system permease/ATPase, which produces MSDLTGKIPSHLHHTLIRDDEVAINKVHEQYLLLQQQYGTKTEDGKAHFTPYEICLHRLVEILSWSGDQRHLMEALPHLESLDDIYALQAVLLRIGQQTKRKNVRFLKYAKNIFPCILDFKDGPILLTDALDDGTFKGFDAEGDRVYKWSELKKAKDLYLIQAEENLLGVANVATGSWFNGALKKMRRPIMATLFLTFIANILTIATPIYTMNVYNKVIGSQALDTLGYFFVGILLAVCAEILIRRERGKIIAFIGARIDAEITNHVFKQILTLPLQMTESASVNKQIVQFRQFESIRDLLTGNLASTLLDLPFLFIFFGVIAYLSGWLALIPFVLLFIFGVISMLALPVVRQRGRKSGHDRSQFNRMSMELANKMQAIRELGAEELWLARHTRVSTVSAHSMFLARFFETSLQAGAQILVMMAGLATISLGAYYVIDGTMDTGALIAIMMIVWRILTPIQIAFLSLNRISQLKQTVKQLDRLMTIKRERRFKGRPNSLRKFEGNVKFENVSFRYGPRSEPALKGVNFEIKHGEIIAITGATGCGKSTILKMMLGLYKPQAGRIFLDNINIQQLDVGEVRSSMGYMPQEISLFYGSLAQNMLLGNPVSQRDDILKALEEAGIKKDHPILAGGLDQPLRHETNGMSESCMASVALARSYLIDGPFLLMDNPGVYLDHLADKHFIRQLDEFRGRKTVILVTNRPSHIKACDRVLQFHAGSLVNDVPIEAYIEAMNKSQNTG